The following proteins are co-located in the Hevea brasiliensis isolate MT/VB/25A 57/8 chromosome 11, ASM3005281v1, whole genome shotgun sequence genome:
- the LOC131170658 gene encoding linoleate 13S-lipoxygenase 3-1, chloroplastic-like isoform X1, with protein MEYWEKMLHFLDNTYPSQGGVVFQVVSTHIDPTIMQANLSSEATLEWSISNKTEAKQVTYKVEFQVDSNFGIPGAITVINKYHKEFYLESVNIEGVVHFACNSWVQPDKIHPEKRIFFFNKAYLPCQTPLGLKEFRESELEQLRGYGKGVRKLSDRIYDYDVYNDLGNPDRGMEYSRPTLGDVSTESPVNEQTPMYVPRDEALDDSKTKAVAAGKLKGLLKNLIPTLRNASMNSDSIKDFSEINSLYKRRTPLGVQLPIENWSRLPLPSMLTKIPQSIKEIYKFDPPNGISLSGGASCCLRDDEFGRLTLRGLNPLSIERLKIFPPVSKLNPSIYGPQESSLKEEHISGYLNGMTVQQALEEKKLFILDYHDIYLPFLNRINALGERKAHATRTIFFLTPLGTLKPIAIELSLPPMDMNSPSRQVVTPPVDDTTYWLWQLAKAHVCSNDAGAHQLIHHWLRVHACMEPFIIAAHRQLSVMHPVYKLLKPHMRDTLAINAQARAILVNAKGIIESYFTPEKYCMEITQSAYRDWWRFDLEGLPADLIRRGLAEPDPTQKHGLRLLIEDYPYANDGLLIWSALETLVRTYVNYYYPEASLVQYDTELQACYNEFINVGHADVSHADWWPKLSTPEDLTSFLTTILWIVTAQHAALNFGQYHYGGYIPVRPPYMRRLVPNQGNANFLADPQGYFLSSLPSLPETTYFMSVLDILSMHATDEQYIGGRKDLSTWGGDTEIIEAFYKFSMEIKKIEKEIERRNADPKLSNRCGPGIAPYELLLPSSGPGVTGRGVPNSISI; from the exons ATGGAATACTGGGAGAAAATGCTTCATTTCTTAGATAACACTTACCCTAGCCAGGGAGGTGTTGTCTTCCAGGTCGTTAGCACCCACATTGATCCAA CGATAATGCAGGCAAACCTAAGCAGCGAAGCTACATTAGAATGGTCCATAAGCAATAAAACTGAGGCCAAACAAGTCACTTACAAAGTAGAATTTCAGGTAGATTCAAATTTTGGGATTCCAGGAGCTATCACAGTGATTAATAAATATCACAAGGAGTTCTATCTTGAAAGCGTCAACATTGAAGGAGTTGTCCACTTTGCTTGCAATTCTTGGGTTCAACCAGACAAGATTCATCCTGAGAAAAGGATCTTTTTCTTTAACAag GCATATTTACCCTGTCAAACACCATTAGGGCTAAAAGAGTTTAGAGAAAGTGAACTTGAGCAGTTAAGAGGTTATGGAAAGGGAGTCAGAAAATTATCAGATAGAATATATGATTATGATGTATACAATGATTTAGGAAATCCTGACAGAGGAATGGAATATTCAAGACCAACTTTAGGAG ATGTGAGCACAGAATCCCCAGTGAATGAACAAACGCCAATGTATGTGCCACGAGACGAAGCGCTTGACGATTCTAAAACTAAAGCTGTGGCTGCAGGAAAGTTGAAAGGATTGCTCAAAAATTTAATTCCTACACTAAGAAATGCCTCCATGAACAGTGATtctatcaaggatttttctgaaATTAATTCTCTGTATAAAAGGAGGACTCCCTTGGGAGTACAGTTACCAATTGAGAATTGGAGCAGGCTTCCACTGCCATCTATGCTCACCAAGATCCCGCAGTCCATAAAAGAAATATACAAATTTGACCCTCCAAATGGCATATCTC TTTCAGGGGGAGCGTCTTGCTGCTTGCGAGATGATGAGTTTGGTCGTTTAACACTTAGAGGTTTAAACCCTTTAAGCATCGAAAGGCTTAAG ATTTTTCCTCCTGTAAGCAAACTGAATCCCTCCATCTATGGTCCACAAGAATCTTCGCTCAAAGAAGAGCATATCTCAGGCTATCTTAATGGAATGACCGTACAGCAG GCATTAGAAGAGAAAAAGTTGTTCATTCTGGACTACCATGATATCTACCTTCCATTTCTGAATCGCATAAATGCTCTTGGTGAAAGGAAAGCTCATGCAACCCGTACAATATTTTTCTTGACTCCATTAGGAACATTGAAACCCATTGCCATTGAACTCAGCCTTCCACCTATGGATATGAATTCACCATCTAGGCAGGTTGTTACCCCTCCTGTGGATGATACCACTTATTGGCTCTGGCAACTAGCCAAAGCCCATGTTTGCTCCAATGATGCTGGTGCCCATCAACTAATTCATCACTG GTTGCGAGTTCATGCATGCATGGAACCATTTATAATAGCTGCACACCGGCAATTAAGTGTGATGCACCCTGTTTACAAGCTTCTTAAGCCTCACATGCGAGATACATTGGCTATAAATGCACAGGCTCGTGCAATTCTGGTCAATGCAAAAGGAATCATCGAGTCCTACTTCACTCCAGAAAAATACTGCATGGAGATTACTCAATCTGCCTATAGAGATTGGTGGAGATTCGACTTGGAGGGCCTTCCTGCTGACCTTATTAGAAG AGGACTGGCAGAGCCTGACCCAACCCAGAAACATGGGTTGAGATTACTTATCGAAGATTATCCATATGCCAACGATGGACTTCTTATATGGTCGGCCCTTGAGACATTGGTTAGAACCTATGTGAACTATTATTATCCAGAGGCAAGTTTAGTCCAATATGATACTGAGCTTCAAGCCTGCTATAATGAGTTCATCAACGTGGGTCATGCTGATGTTTCTCATGCCGATTGGTGGCCCAAACTCTCAACTCCAGAGGACCTCACCTCCTTCCTTACTACCATTCTATGGATTGTAACAGCACAGCACGCAGCATTAAATTTTGGGCAATATCATTATGGTGGGTACATCCCAGTTAGGCCACCCTATATGCGAAGGCTGGTGCCTAATCAAGGAAATGCAAATTTTCTTGCAGACCCACAAGGTTATTTCTTATCTTCATTGCCAAGTCTTCCTGAAACGACATATTTCATGTCTGTGCTTGATATACTTTCCATGCATGCAACGGATGAGCAATATATTGGTGGTAGGAAAGACCTTTCAACATGGGGAGGTGACACTGAGATCATTGAAGCATTCTACAAATTCTCAATGGAGATAAAGAAGATTGAAAAAGAGATTGAAAGGAGAAACGCTGATCCGAAACTTAGCAACCGTTGTGGGCCTGGAATTGCACCTTATGAATTGCTCCTGCCAAGCTCAGGTCCTGGCGTTACGGGCAGAGGGGTACCCAACAGTATATCAATATGA
- the LOC131170658 gene encoding linoleate 13S-lipoxygenase 3-1, chloroplastic-like isoform X2 translates to MAITMEGVGSFMVMDKHRSFPSFIQQNKVSAFTAFLFPSLGNNKRNHQKMMKKPRTTTVAALIFYNPILIEAVAEKPVKLKITAEVTLRNCEMEYWEKMLHFLDNTYPSQGGVVFQVVSTHIDPTIMQANLSSEATLEWSISNKTEAKQVTYKVEFQVDSNFGIPGAITVINKYHKEFYLESVNIEGVVHFACNSWVQPDKIHPEKRIFFFNKAYLPCQTPLGLKEFRESELEQLRGYGKGVRKLSDRIYDYDVYNDLGNPDRGMEYSRPTLGGENCPYPRRCRTGRHPNNTDVSTESPVNEQTPMYVPRDEALDDSKTKAVAAGKLKGLLKNLIPTLRNASMNSDSIKDFSEINSLYKRRTPLGVQLPIENWSRLPLPSMLTKIPQSIKEIYKFDPPNGISRGASCCLRDDEFGRLTLRGLNPLSIERLKIFPPVSKLNPSIYGPQESSLKEEHISGYLNGMTVQQALEEKKLFILDYHDIYLPFLNRINALGERKAHATRTIFFLTPLGTLKPIAIELSLPPMDMNSPSRQVVTPPVDDTTYWLWQLAKAHVCSNDAGAHQLIHHWLRVHACMEPFIIAAHRQLSVMHPVYKLLKPHMRDTLAINAQARAILVNAKGIIESYFTPEKYCMEITQSAYRDWWRFDLEGLPADLIRRGLAEPDPTQKHGLRLLIEDYPYANDGLLIWSALETLVRTYVNYYYPEASLVQYDTELQACYNEFINVGHADVSHADWWPKLSTPEDLTSFLTTILWIVTAQHAALNFGQYHYGGYIPVRPPYMRRLVPNQGNANFLADPQGYFLSSLPSLPETTYFMSVLDILSMHATDEQYIGGRKDLSTWGGDTEIIEAFYKFSMEIKKIEKEIERRNADPKLSNRCGPGIAPYELLLPSSGPGVTGRGVPNSISI, encoded by the exons ATGGCAATAACTATGGAAGGTGTGGGTTCATTCATGGTGATGGACAAACATCGTTCTTTCCCCTCTTTTATTCAACAAAACAAAGTTTCTGCTTTCACCGCCTTTTTATTTCCGTCCTTGGGTAATAATAAGAGAAATCATCAGAAAATGATGAAAAAGCCGAGAACTACTACTGTGGCTGCTCTTATTTTTTATAATCCCATT CTAATAGAAGCAGTAGCAGAAAAGCCTGTGAAGCTCAAGATCACAGCAGAGGTGACTCTGAGGAATTGCGAGATGGAATACTGGGAGAAAATGCTTCATTTCTTAGATAACACTTACCCTAGCCAGGGAGGTGTTGTCTTCCAGGTCGTTAGCACCCACATTGATCCAA CGATAATGCAGGCAAACCTAAGCAGCGAAGCTACATTAGAATGGTCCATAAGCAATAAAACTGAGGCCAAACAAGTCACTTACAAAGTAGAATTTCAGGTAGATTCAAATTTTGGGATTCCAGGAGCTATCACAGTGATTAATAAATATCACAAGGAGTTCTATCTTGAAAGCGTCAACATTGAAGGAGTTGTCCACTTTGCTTGCAATTCTTGGGTTCAACCAGACAAGATTCATCCTGAGAAAAGGATCTTTTTCTTTAACAag GCATATTTACCCTGTCAAACACCATTAGGGCTAAAAGAGTTTAGAGAAAGTGAACTTGAGCAGTTAAGAGGTTATGGAAAGGGAGTCAGAAAATTATCAGATAGAATATATGATTATGATGTATACAATGATTTAGGAAATCCTGACAGAGGAATGGAATATTCAAGACCAACTTTAGGAGGTGAGAATTGCCCATATCCAAGACGGTGTCGTACTGGACGTCACCCAAACAACACAG ATGTGAGCACAGAATCCCCAGTGAATGAACAAACGCCAATGTATGTGCCACGAGACGAAGCGCTTGACGATTCTAAAACTAAAGCTGTGGCTGCAGGAAAGTTGAAAGGATTGCTCAAAAATTTAATTCCTACACTAAGAAATGCCTCCATGAACAGTGATtctatcaaggatttttctgaaATTAATTCTCTGTATAAAAGGAGGACTCCCTTGGGAGTACAGTTACCAATTGAGAATTGGAGCAGGCTTCCACTGCCATCTATGCTCACCAAGATCCCGCAGTCCATAAAAGAAATATACAAATTTGACCCTCCAAATGGCATATCTC GGGGAGCGTCTTGCTGCTTGCGAGATGATGAGTTTGGTCGTTTAACACTTAGAGGTTTAAACCCTTTAAGCATCGAAAGGCTTAAG ATTTTTCCTCCTGTAAGCAAACTGAATCCCTCCATCTATGGTCCACAAGAATCTTCGCTCAAAGAAGAGCATATCTCAGGCTATCTTAATGGAATGACCGTACAGCAG GCATTAGAAGAGAAAAAGTTGTTCATTCTGGACTACCATGATATCTACCTTCCATTTCTGAATCGCATAAATGCTCTTGGTGAAAGGAAAGCTCATGCAACCCGTACAATATTTTTCTTGACTCCATTAGGAACATTGAAACCCATTGCCATTGAACTCAGCCTTCCACCTATGGATATGAATTCACCATCTAGGCAGGTTGTTACCCCTCCTGTGGATGATACCACTTATTGGCTCTGGCAACTAGCCAAAGCCCATGTTTGCTCCAATGATGCTGGTGCCCATCAACTAATTCATCACTG GTTGCGAGTTCATGCATGCATGGAACCATTTATAATAGCTGCACACCGGCAATTAAGTGTGATGCACCCTGTTTACAAGCTTCTTAAGCCTCACATGCGAGATACATTGGCTATAAATGCACAGGCTCGTGCAATTCTGGTCAATGCAAAAGGAATCATCGAGTCCTACTTCACTCCAGAAAAATACTGCATGGAGATTACTCAATCTGCCTATAGAGATTGGTGGAGATTCGACTTGGAGGGCCTTCCTGCTGACCTTATTAGAAG AGGACTGGCAGAGCCTGACCCAACCCAGAAACATGGGTTGAGATTACTTATCGAAGATTATCCATATGCCAACGATGGACTTCTTATATGGTCGGCCCTTGAGACATTGGTTAGAACCTATGTGAACTATTATTATCCAGAGGCAAGTTTAGTCCAATATGATACTGAGCTTCAAGCCTGCTATAATGAGTTCATCAACGTGGGTCATGCTGATGTTTCTCATGCCGATTGGTGGCCCAAACTCTCAACTCCAGAGGACCTCACCTCCTTCCTTACTACCATTCTATGGATTGTAACAGCACAGCACGCAGCATTAAATTTTGGGCAATATCATTATGGTGGGTACATCCCAGTTAGGCCACCCTATATGCGAAGGCTGGTGCCTAATCAAGGAAATGCAAATTTTCTTGCAGACCCACAAGGTTATTTCTTATCTTCATTGCCAAGTCTTCCTGAAACGACATATTTCATGTCTGTGCTTGATATACTTTCCATGCATGCAACGGATGAGCAATATATTGGTGGTAGGAAAGACCTTTCAACATGGGGAGGTGACACTGAGATCATTGAAGCATTCTACAAATTCTCAATGGAGATAAAGAAGATTGAAAAAGAGATTGAAAGGAGAAACGCTGATCCGAAACTTAGCAACCGTTGTGGGCCTGGAATTGCACCTTATGAATTGCTCCTGCCAAGCTCAGGTCCTGGCGTTACGGGCAGAGGGGTACCCAACAGTATATCAATATGA